The Candidatus Accumulibacter similis genome has a segment encoding these proteins:
- a CDS encoding HAMP domain-containing histidine kinase, with amino-acid sequence MSAGLAWLASFRLRILFRSAFLLLALAVVTMAVTVLQEEKQRSYDTYQASFAKTKEQIAARLRHPTGQLALLNPPRSAEQATPLRPVVLPFSSIDFDDQNKVRHAVEMAGCLVQYRNYGSLCVAIGNNPWAGGFIYAAGTFASDPLVPHRIGDEFLDGAHRLRVTVSLRGETYRWMAPFEPLGGNSRPRGEGTRGRFTGYVELDDRDYTGQKPVKEFRGWVWQSGTCLDAPDETEGCHKKSFFSLRLPIEVLSQALLQGKRPPWPPPDLDQFQVRIEVLPPGDAPTLFDSNEEGAVPPFSLNDLTSLLLPGETLSIRRVVAGKDVEIAHLRGQDEALEPSSPVITRLIRKLPVETYDAPVELVDEVATPLGSYQIVLRGDARSVNKTLSAVATRVSWFVGAMLLAIVVAWGVIEAGIIRRIARLTRRADDLSRSVKMTGGLERFDLADLRGSDELGILANCLNDLLRRVKEDAERERIRAEQEKDQWHAVGHEIMSPLQSLLVLHGDPDDPSHRYISRMLQAVRILYGSASPSEAFQSSAIEVQAIDLAEFLRHVADNAGVTNLSCDPGDRPVLVRADEYALEDVFTHVLKNAERCRRPGTPITMTLETTDTAATVSIHNVGAPIPGELLDRIFEYGVSDQLDSGANGNRGQGLFVAKTYMAKMGGTITASDVEDGVSLVLTLQRVRSGTGRM; translated from the coding sequence ATGAGTGCAGGGCTTGCCTGGCTGGCGTCCTTCCGGCTGCGCATCCTCTTTCGCAGCGCGTTTCTGTTGCTCGCGCTGGCCGTCGTGACGATGGCGGTCACCGTCCTGCAGGAGGAGAAGCAGCGCAGCTACGATACCTACCAGGCGAGCTTCGCGAAGACCAAGGAACAGATCGCCGCCCGCCTGCGCCACCCGACCGGGCAACTTGCACTGCTCAATCCCCCGCGAAGTGCTGAGCAGGCGACACCCTTGCGCCCGGTCGTCCTGCCGTTTTCCAGCATCGACTTCGACGACCAGAACAAGGTCCGCCATGCGGTCGAAATGGCCGGCTGCCTGGTGCAGTACCGCAACTACGGCAGCCTCTGTGTGGCGATCGGCAACAACCCCTGGGCGGGCGGCTTCATCTACGCCGCCGGCACCTTCGCCAGCGATCCGCTGGTGCCGCACCGCATTGGCGACGAGTTTCTCGATGGCGCGCACCGCCTGCGCGTCACCGTCAGCCTGCGCGGCGAGACCTATCGCTGGATGGCACCCTTTGAACCGCTGGGCGGAAACAGCCGGCCGCGGGGCGAAGGAACGCGTGGGCGGTTCACCGGCTACGTCGAACTCGACGATCGGGATTACACCGGGCAGAAGCCCGTGAAGGAGTTTCGCGGCTGGGTCTGGCAGAGCGGCACGTGTCTCGATGCGCCCGACGAGACGGAAGGCTGCCATAAGAAATCGTTCTTCTCGCTGCGCCTGCCGATCGAAGTCCTCAGCCAGGCGCTCCTGCAGGGGAAGAGACCGCCCTGGCCGCCACCCGACCTGGATCAGTTCCAGGTGCGCATCGAGGTCCTGCCGCCCGGCGACGCCCCGACGCTGTTCGACAGCAACGAAGAGGGCGCCGTCCCGCCGTTCTCGCTCAACGACCTGACCAGCCTGCTGCTGCCCGGCGAGACGCTGAGCATTCGCAGGGTCGTCGCCGGCAAGGACGTCGAAATCGCCCATCTCAGAGGCCAGGACGAGGCGCTTGAGCCGTCGTCGCCAGTGATCACGCGCCTGATCCGAAAGCTGCCGGTGGAGACCTACGATGCGCCGGTCGAACTCGTCGACGAGGTCGCGACCCCGTTGGGCAGCTACCAGATCGTGCTCCGCGGCGATGCACGCAGCGTCAACAAGACGCTCAGCGCCGTCGCCACCCGCGTCTCGTGGTTCGTCGGCGCCATGTTGCTGGCGATCGTGGTCGCCTGGGGGGTGATCGAAGCCGGGATCATCCGCCGCATTGCCCGCCTCACCCGGCGGGCGGACGACCTGTCGCGCAGCGTCAAGATGACCGGCGGTCTCGAGCGCTTCGACCTCGCCGACCTGCGTGGCAGCGATGAACTCGGGATCCTCGCCAACTGCCTGAACGACCTCCTGCGCCGGGTGAAGGAGGACGCCGAGCGCGAGCGCATTCGCGCCGAGCAGGAGAAGGACCAGTGGCACGCCGTCGGCCACGAGATCATGTCGCCGCTGCAATCGCTACTCGTGCTGCATGGCGACCCCGACGACCCGAGTCACCGCTACATCAGCCGGATGCTGCAGGCGGTGCGCATCCTCTATGGGAGCGCCAGCCCGAGCGAGGCTTTCCAGTCGTCCGCCATCGAGGTGCAGGCCATCGATCTCGCCGAGTTTCTCCGCCACGTCGCCGACAACGCCGGCGTCACCAATCTGAGTTGCGACCCGGGCGATCGTCCGGTTCTGGTGCGTGCCGACGAGTACGCGCTCGAGGATGTCTTCACGCACGTGCTGAAGAACGCGGAGCGCTGCCGGCGGCCCGGCACGCCGATCACCATGACGCTGGAGACGACTGACACCGCCGCCACGGTGTCCATCCACAACGTCGGCGCCCCGATCCCCGGCGAACTGTTGGACCGGATCTTCGAGTACGGCGTGTCGGACCAGCTCGATTCCGGCGCCAATGGCAACCGCGGCCAGGGTCTTTTCGTTGCCAAGACGTACATGGCGAAGATGGGCGGCACGATCACCGCCAGCGACGTCGAGGATGGCGTGAGTCTCGTGCTGACGCTGCAGCGGGTGCGCAGTGGAACCGGCCGGATGTGA
- a CDS encoding DUF4400 domain-containing protein, giving the protein MNPARRDPAASTYVVVALLLGIAAVWALIPPAAIRSAWVAERAGVYAMAGAGEAVLFGRTRDDLEAALAGDFREVLRDVRAIGQGPWDPAGFADWMQGRVVVTWLWLGLVAYRLQVLMGWFLPGIPLTMAAYLDGQLVREIRKHAFVAQSPMRHSLAVRVLWIVLIGLVAWLVVPLPMPALLPPALILAIAHALWLWVSNLQKRL; this is encoded by the coding sequence ATGAACCCGGCACGCCGGGACCCCGCCGCGAGTACCTATGTCGTCGTCGCGCTGCTCCTGGGGATCGCGGCGGTCTGGGCGCTGATTCCGCCAGCGGCGATTCGCAGCGCCTGGGTGGCCGAGCGGGCCGGGGTGTACGCAATGGCCGGTGCCGGCGAGGCGGTCCTCTTCGGGCGGACCCGGGACGATCTCGAGGCCGCTCTGGCGGGGGACTTCCGGGAAGTGCTGCGCGACGTGCGCGCGATCGGCCAGGGTCCCTGGGATCCCGCTGGCTTCGCCGACTGGATGCAGGGCCGGGTCGTCGTCACCTGGCTGTGGCTCGGGCTGGTCGCGTATCGCCTGCAGGTGCTGATGGGATGGTTTTTGCCGGGCATTCCGCTGACGATGGCGGCGTACCTGGACGGCCAGCTCGTGCGCGAGATCCGCAAACATGCCTTCGTCGCGCAGAGCCCGATGCGGCACAGTCTCGCGGTGCGGGTGCTCTGGATCGTTCTGATCGGGCTCGTCGCCTGGCTGGTCGTGCCGCTGCCGATGCCCGCACTCCTGCCGCCGGCGCTGATCCTCGCCATCGCCCATGCCCTCTGGCTGTGGGTCAGCAATCTGCAGAAAAGGCTGTGA
- the traD gene encoding conjugative transfer system coupling protein TraD (Members of this protein family are the putative conjugative coupling factor, TraD, as the term is used for the SXT and TOL plasmid systems.): MATASPYDFELPWRPNFEAKMALVWAGGSALIIAFSLAVPLFSRFSALLAVGCALAAAYRGYQAYQRLADASRLQQFGKEFIDLAELQGKARRAAEAQSLWLGKGFPWTDIEASKLHALMALGVARTIGPAAQHTEGAYWIHGLAREADLHSELSHLVGHTLIVGTTRVGKTRLFDLLVAQAIFRGETVIIIDPKGDHALARNARAACAAGGAGERFVYFHPAHPDRSACIDPLRNWNRKTELASRVAALIPSETGADPFTAFGWKVLNDIINGMIATGHRPNLVQLRRYVEGGPDGLLQRALKAHFTRRVPDWESRAAAALRRHRDRLLEGYLAFYREIAVHEARSVELDGLISTYEHNREHFQKMVASLIPILSMLTSEPLQELLSPDFAPGHERLVTDMSKIIHGRKVVYIGLDALADATVGSAIGSILLADLAAVAGDRYNYGIDSLAPVNLFIDEAAEVLNQPAIQLMNKGGGADFRVTIATQTFADFASRLGDENKARQVLANTNHKIALRVLDSETQKYLAEGMPQIKVRSLALRYGHQVDPRVQAEYTASYQEQILEEEAELFPAAMLGELPPLHFLARLSGGRTLKGRIPILVVPA, from the coding sequence ATGGCCACCGCTTCTCCCTACGACTTCGAGCTGCCCTGGCGCCCGAACTTCGAAGCGAAGATGGCGCTCGTCTGGGCCGGCGGATCGGCGCTGATCATTGCCTTCTCGCTGGCTGTCCCGCTCTTCTCCCGCTTTTCCGCGCTGCTTGCCGTCGGCTGTGCGCTGGCGGCGGCCTACCGCGGATACCAGGCCTACCAGCGGCTGGCGGACGCTTCGCGGCTGCAGCAGTTCGGCAAGGAGTTCATCGATCTCGCCGAACTGCAGGGGAAAGCCCGCCGGGCGGCCGAAGCGCAGAGCCTGTGGCTGGGGAAGGGCTTCCCCTGGACCGACATCGAGGCCAGCAAGCTGCATGCCCTGATGGCGCTCGGTGTCGCCCGGACGATCGGCCCGGCCGCGCAGCATACCGAGGGCGCCTACTGGATTCACGGCCTGGCGCGCGAAGCCGACCTCCATTCCGAACTGTCGCACCTCGTCGGACACACGCTGATCGTCGGCACGACCCGCGTCGGCAAGACGCGGCTCTTCGACCTGCTGGTCGCGCAGGCGATCTTCCGCGGCGAGACGGTGATCATCATCGACCCGAAGGGCGACCACGCGCTGGCGCGCAACGCCCGTGCCGCCTGCGCTGCCGGCGGGGCAGGGGAGCGCTTCGTGTATTTCCATCCGGCGCATCCCGACCGCTCGGCCTGCATCGATCCCCTGCGCAACTGGAACCGCAAGACCGAACTGGCGAGCCGTGTCGCCGCGCTGATTCCCTCGGAAACCGGCGCCGACCCGTTCACCGCCTTTGGCTGGAAGGTGTTGAACGACATCATCAACGGCATGATCGCCACCGGCCATCGGCCGAATCTCGTGCAGCTGCGGCGCTACGTCGAAGGCGGCCCCGACGGACTCCTGCAGCGCGCCCTGAAGGCGCACTTCACCCGGCGCGTGCCGGACTGGGAGAGCCGGGCAGCGGCCGCTCTCAGGCGCCACCGGGATCGGCTGCTGGAAGGCTATCTCGCCTTCTATCGCGAGATCGCGGTGCACGAAGCCCGGTCGGTCGAACTCGATGGTCTGATCTCGACCTACGAGCACAACCGCGAGCACTTCCAGAAGATGGTCGCGTCGCTGATCCCGATTCTCTCGATGCTGACCAGCGAGCCGCTGCAGGAACTCCTGTCGCCGGATTTCGCGCCCGGCCACGAGCGTCTGGTGACCGACATGTCGAAGATCATCCACGGCCGCAAGGTGGTCTACATCGGTCTCGATGCACTGGCCGACGCGACCGTCGGCAGCGCCATCGGCTCGATCCTGCTCGCCGATCTCGCCGCCGTCGCCGGCGACCGCTACAACTACGGCATCGACTCGCTGGCGCCGGTCAACCTGTTCATCGACGAAGCGGCCGAAGTGCTCAACCAGCCGGCCATCCAGCTGATGAACAAGGGGGGCGGGGCGGATTTCCGGGTCACCATCGCGACGCAGACCTTTGCCGATTTCGCCAGCCGGCTCGGCGACGAGAACAAGGCCCGCCAGGTGCTCGCCAACACCAACCACAAGATCGCCCTGCGCGTCCTCGACTCCGAGACGCAGAAATACCTCGCCGAAGGGATGCCGCAGATCAAGGTCCGCTCGCTGGCGCTGCGCTACGGGCATCAGGTCGACCCGCGGGTTCAGGCCGAATACACGGCATCCTACCAGGAGCAGATCCTTGAGGAAGAGGCCGAACTCTTTCCGGCGGCGATGCTCGGGGAACTGCCGCCGCTGCACTTCCTGGCGCGTCTGTCCGGCGGACGGACCCTCAAGGGACGGATTCCGATCCTGGTGGTGCCCGCATGA
- a CDS encoding response regulator transcription factor yields MLKVAVIEDDRPTSNQLAEWILSARPGIRVEQWFTRDEAEAAIARENYDLVVLDIELGRERHAGVAIINAINKGARGTPVLVVSAMPATIYRSIMKALDAWDYLQKTTFSESDFVDTFLEILRTAHDRDQGKTSPAAGDELSLDPLRQAAPLWRGKRINLPLTAQRILATLYEKRGQVVSYEEFFEVVKSGRNRDNIRKHISAIREAFREFDEDFDRIENVPMRGFRWSDEPPDDVRR; encoded by the coding sequence ATGCTCAAAGTCGCTGTCATCGAAGACGACCGGCCCACCAGCAACCAGCTTGCTGAGTGGATTCTCTCGGCCAGACCCGGGATCCGGGTCGAGCAGTGGTTCACCCGCGACGAAGCCGAAGCGGCCATCGCCCGCGAGAACTACGACCTGGTCGTGCTCGACATCGAGCTGGGTCGCGAGCGGCACGCCGGCGTCGCGATCATCAACGCCATCAACAAGGGTGCGCGCGGGACGCCGGTGCTGGTCGTCTCGGCGATGCCGGCCACCATCTACCGCAGCATCATGAAGGCGCTCGATGCCTGGGACTACCTGCAGAAGACGACCTTCTCCGAGTCCGATTTCGTCGACACCTTCCTGGAAATCCTGCGCACCGCGCACGATCGGGATCAGGGCAAGACGAGTCCCGCCGCCGGCGATGAGTTGTCGCTCGACCCGCTGCGCCAGGCCGCGCCGCTGTGGCGGGGCAAGCGGATCAATCTGCCGCTGACCGCCCAGCGGATCCTGGCCACGCTCTACGAGAAGCGCGGTCAGGTCGTTTCCTACGAGGAGTTCTTCGAGGTCGTGAAGAGCGGCCGCAACCGGGACAACATCCGCAAGCACATCAGCGCCATCCGCGAGGCCTTCCGCGAGTTCGATGAAGACTTCGATCGCATCGAGAACGTCCCGATGCGCGGCTTCCGCTGGTCGGATGAGCCCCCGGACGATGTCCGCCGATGA
- a CDS encoding RepA translates to MSCPHSAPPPGDSSVASPSPVAVEGGGVSPARAARARKLIALACDLTDAEVDVGSLAFLGQALVQTTLPHSDPGVPCFERTSGSVSLSIIANPRFGLPFGTVPRLLLAWICTEAVKTRSPMLGLGNSQNEFLRKLGMRTDGRDCQRLRAQSLKLFSSMLSITYQSQGRFGLKNMPIADEAFVFWDPHRPDERTPWESSLRLSGEFFRNVTEAPVPIDMRVLHALSRSPLAMDIYSWLVYRVFLLRVTNRPSVVIPWQSLKRQFGADYGATSRGLLDFRKQFLLRLKDALLFYPEAEVCGQDTGLLVAASRLRTRHTGGGRLSSL, encoded by the coding sequence ATGTCCTGCCCGCATTCCGCTCCTCCTCCCGGCGATTCGAGCGTCGCCAGCCCGAGCCCGGTCGCGGTGGAAGGAGGGGGCGTTTCGCCGGCCCGGGCAGCCCGTGCCCGCAAACTCATCGCCCTGGCCTGCGACCTCACCGATGCCGAGGTCGATGTCGGGTCGCTCGCCTTCCTCGGACAGGCGCTCGTCCAGACCACCTTGCCCCACAGTGACCCCGGAGTGCCCTGCTTTGAACGGACGAGTGGTTCGGTGTCGCTGTCGATCATCGCCAACCCGCGATTCGGTCTGCCCTTTGGCACCGTGCCGCGGCTCCTGCTGGCCTGGATCTGCACCGAGGCCGTGAAGACCCGATCGCCGATGCTCGGTCTCGGCAACAGTCAGAACGAGTTCCTGCGCAAACTCGGGATGCGGACCGATGGCCGCGATTGCCAGCGGCTTCGTGCGCAGTCGTTGAAGCTCTTCTCGTCGATGCTGTCGATCACCTATCAGAGCCAGGGACGGTTCGGCCTGAAGAACATGCCGATCGCCGACGAGGCCTTCGTCTTCTGGGACCCGCATCGGCCCGATGAGCGAACACCATGGGAAAGCAGCCTCAGACTCTCGGGCGAGTTCTTCCGCAACGTGACCGAAGCGCCGGTGCCGATCGACATGCGCGTGCTGCACGCGCTCTCGAGGTCGCCCCTGGCGATGGATATCTATTCCTGGCTGGTCTACCGCGTCTTTCTCCTGCGCGTCACCAATCGTCCCAGCGTCGTCATTCCCTGGCAGTCCCTGAAGCGTCAGTTCGGTGCGGATTACGGCGCCACGTCGCGCGGTCTGCTCGACTTCCGGAAACAGTTCCTCCTGCGGCTCAAGGACGCTCTGCTGTTCTACCCCGAGGCGGAGGTCTGCGGGCAGGACACGGGACTCCTGGTGGCAGCCAGCCGCCTGCGTACGCGCCACACCGGTGGCGGCCGGCTGTCCTCCTTGTAG